One window of Amaranthus tricolor cultivar Red isolate AtriRed21 chromosome 13, ASM2621246v1, whole genome shotgun sequence genomic DNA carries:
- the LOC130798335 gene encoding gibberellin 2-beta-dioxygenase 2-like, with protein MVVASPNPLKWTKKTKAVGVPTIDLSLKHQDKSTLSKLIVEACQEFGIFKVINHEINSHVVNSLEKDGMDFFAMPSSEKHRAVGPTVPKPFGYGFRNIGNNGDVGDLEYLIVHANIADTRPSSLSETVNDYVGAITDLACELLDLIAEGLWIPEKTIFSKLIRDVQSDSLLRLNHYPQLKNWDPIINVSGERIGFGEHSDPQILTILRSNDVGGLQICTPDGLWLPVQPDPNAFYIMVGDSLQVLTNGRFESVKHRAMANNSLSKARMSTIFFGAPPLNATISPIQEMVSPLNPSLYEPFTWLEYKRAMNASRLSDCRLNLFKRRSGQ; from the exons atgGTTGTAGCATCTCCAAATCCCCTAAAGTGGACTAAGAAAACAAAAGCAGTAGGAGTTCCAACCATTGATCTTTCTCTAAAACATCAAGATAAGTCCACTTTATCCAAGCTCATTGTTGAAGCTTGTCAAGAGTTCggcatttttaaggttattaatcATGAGATTAACTCCCATGTCGTTAATTCTCTTGAGAAAGACGGCATGGATTTTTTTGCCATGCCGTCTTCAGAGAAACACCGTGCTGTGGGTCCCACCGTCCCTAAACCTTTCGGATACGGATTTCGTAATATCGGTAACAATGGTGACGTCGGTGATCTCGAGTACCTTATTGTTCACGCTAACATCGCCGATACTCGTCCTTCTTCACTCAG CGAAACTGTGAATGATTATGTGGGAGCAATAACAGATTTAGCATGTGAATTACTAGATTTGATTGCTGAGGGATTATGGATTCCAGAAAAAACTATTTTCAGCAAATTAATCAGAGACGTCCAAAGTGATTCTCTCCTTAGGCTGAATCACTACCCTCAACTTAAGAATTGGGACCCAATAATTAACGTTTCAGGAGAACGCATTGGATTTGGAGAGCATTCTGACCCTCAAATCTTGACCATCTTAAGATCTAATGATGTGGGAGGACTCCAAATTTGCACGCCAGATGGTTTATGGCTGCCTGTCCAACCTGACCCCAATGCCTTCTACATTATGGTGGGGGATTCTCTCCAG GTATTGACAAATGGAAGATTCGAAAGTGTGAAACATAGGGCGATGGCGAATAATTCTCTAAGTAAGGCAAGAATGTCAACTATTTTTTTTGGTGCTCCTCCTTTGAATGCAACAATTTCTCCAATACAAGAAATGGTGTCACCATTAAATCCAAGTCTGTATGAGCCTTTTACATGGCTAGAGTATAAGAGAGCAATGAATGCTTCAAGATTGAGTGATTGTCGCCTCAACCTCTTCAAGAGACGCAGTGgtcaatga
- the LOC130798621 gene encoding probable glucan 1,3-alpha-glucosidase: protein MVGNSISVQGVYSEKAKHTSVYLTGGQYWYDMRTGNAYKGGATYELEVSDESVPAFERAGTIIPRKDRYRRSSTQMVNDPYTLLLQLTLISERKKNFNFSLHSSSTIQASLSLNRLPFEFCFSMRFYLT, encoded by the exons ATGGTTGGTAACAGTATTTCGGTGCAAGGAGTGTACTCCGAG AAAGCTAAGCACACATCGGTATATCTTACCGGAGGACAATACTGGTATGATATGAGAACCGGAAATGCCTACAAGGGAGGTGCGACCTATGAATTGGAGGTGTCTGATGAAAGTGTTCCTGCTTTCGAAAGGGCAGGGACCATCATTCCCCGGAAGGATCGCTACCGCCGAAGTTCCACCCAGATGGTGAATGATCCATACACACTG CTTTTGCAATTAACCCTAATCTcggaaaggaaaaaaaatttcaacttcAGTTTGCATTCGAGTTCTACTATTCAAGCCTCCCTATCCCTTAATCGATTACCATTCGAGTTTTGCTTCTCAATGAG ATTTTATTTGACCTAG